ATACCTTTTGTGCCTTCCCTTTCAGCTTTTGAAAATGTGAAAGTTGGAACATTTGACCTGAATTCGGATGCTGGCTATGATTGGAGTGCCTCTGCTCTGACTTGACCATGATGCGAGAGCCAACCAGCGTGTTCAACTCGACTTCGACTTTTCTAGCATGTGTTTGGAAGTCGTTCGGGGACAATGACATCGGGCATTTTCAGGCACTGAAGGAATTCACAAGACAAATTGAGAGGCATTATTAACAGTCAACTACCAAGGCTTTTTGGCTGAGGGGTTGGAAAGCTTACTTATTCTCCAACTTGGAAGCTTTCAGTCGAATCATTTCTATTTCGGAAAAccgtcatcatcattatctgtACAATTGGAGCAACATAAGTTTATTCCTTTCCCAAGAAAATGGATCCAAGGCTGTACAGATATGCAAACTCCGGTGATATTCACTCCCTCAAGGAGCTTCTCGATAGAGATCCGAGCATGCTTCTGATGCACACTCCTCAAGGAAACACGGCTCTCCATGTTGCTGCCAGATCTGGAAAAACGCCAGTTTTGGCGGAGATCTATAGTCGATGCAAGTCTCTTCTCACGCAGCCAAATTCCGAGGGAGACACTCCTCTGCATGTAGCCTCAAGGGCTGGCTATCTTTCTGTTGTGAAGTTTCTAGTCACAGAGATCACATCCGTCTCTCCTTCTCAGCTAGACATTGAAAGCGGCTTCAACCGCGGATTCGAGATGCTAAGATGGGGAAACAGAAGGAACAACACAGCCCTGCATGAAGCAATTAGAAACGGTAACTCACAAGTGGTTAGGTTGTTGATAAAGGCCGATTCTCACCTTGTACTTTATGAAAATAGTTCGGGAGAATCCCCATTGTACCTGGCTGCTAGAGGGGGCATGAAAGAGATTGTAGATTGGATTTTGACATCATGTCCTTTATCTGCTGATGGCGGATCAGATGGCCAGACGGCTTTGCATGCTGCTGTGAGTGCGAGACATCCTGGTAACTCTCTATACCTTGACCTGCGACATATCATGCTCCAAAGTAATAACAAAGATGCAAAGTTCTTGTGCCGAGTTCAACTATCATGTACTCTGATGTAGTAACAGAGTCCTGATATCTAGTGATGGAAAATTTGGCATATGCTTATACAAAGTATGAATATTTTCAACCTCCATAAGATATTGCTCAGTCCCAATACTTGCTACTTATGTGTGTTTCCAAGAATATCTTGTTCATGCATCACAGGTGTAGTGAAAGCCCTCCTAAGGGCAAAGCCAGAGCTGATCAAAGAAGCTGACCACCATGGCAGGACCCCTCTTTACTATGCAGCTTTTTCTGGATGCCACAAATTGGTCCAGCAATTACTGGAGCTCGATATCTCGAGCGCACATTTAGTGGACAGAGATGGTCTTTCATCACTTCATGCAGCCGCAAGAAATGGTCATGCCAAGGTTATAAAAGAGATTATACGGCAATGCCCAGATGCTGGAGAATTGGTAGACCTAGAGGGCCAAAACATTCTTCATGTTGCAGTCCTAAGCGAGAGAGCAAATGTTGTCAGGTGCATATTGGAAACCATCGAGCTCGAGGGCCTAATAAATCAGCCTGATCACAACGGCAATACTTCTTCGCATCTGACTATCATGGAAAGGAAAAGTTGGATCGCGGCTTACCTATTGTGGGATGCAAGAGTTGATCAAACAGCCCGGAATGCAAAGGGGGATACCGCCTTCGACATAGAGGAGCTAACCAAGGAACCACGTGTTATTCCCTCGGTAGGAATACTATTGGAGGCCgtaattcattgaaaatttattaaatctCTAGACCATGATTCGAAATCTAAGTTGTCTTCATTTTGCTTGCAGGCCGTGACGCTGAATTGGCGACAACTGCGCCTCCCACATCTTTGGAATCTTGGTGGAGGATTTTTCCCCTGtacaaatgaacaaaaagatgGTGTCTGTAATTCAGAACAAACTTACAAGCAAAATTGTCAGACCTTACTGATGGTCGCCACACTCATCACGACTGTGACATTTGCAGCGGCTTTCACGATGCCCGGTGGTTATAACAATAACCCTGGCCCAGGCTAAGGAGTGGCCCTTCTCCGGTCGAGTGGTTATCTCAAGTGGTTCATCATCTCCGACACTATTGCAATGACTTGCTCAATACTGGCCGCTTCCCTCATACTCTGGGGCACTGCTTTTGGCAAGAGACCTTACGTGTATTGCTACGTGATTGCAGCTTTGCTGACATGGATCGCGCTGCAGTCAACTGCTATATCGTTTTTGACAGGTGTCCAGGCTGTTTTACCTGATGAAACATATGTCCGCACTATGAGCAACATAGTTGGCACTGCCTTCTATGTTAACACCTTCTTGTTTCTCTTTAGACTGGCACAGACTTTTTACTTCTCTCATATTTGCCTCCCCTTGGATTCTTGCCTTAGAAGGCTCAagtgcatctttttttttttggtaaagaggcTCAAGTGCATCTTTAATTCCCGCATAGTAAAGAAATAACATTCTCCAGCAATGTGCAAGAAAACattgctttgtttttctttttctttcttgggccAACAACACCCCAGCATTGTCCACTTGTGTGCTTATACTAAGGgcttgtttggtaaattttgtttatgttcctgagaacaaaattttttattcttttgttccagggaacaaaaaaagagcgAAAACGTGTTTagtgaacaaaaaatctatttttttgttcccatgaacagatttggaacaaaaaaacaagaagtagacaaaagttgtttcttgttctcgagaacaattccgagaaataatttttctctcctcttttttttttttctttcttttcttcttcttccttttggccggtcaccgaccttggccatggctggcgTAGGCCACCAGCTAGATGAGGGCCAGTGACCTTATCGGCCACCAGCCAAACGAGGGCTGGCAACCTCACCGGAGCATCACCAGCCCTCAGAGACGTcgagccacggcaaggctcggctGGGCCGGGTTggtcgaggtcaacctcgccggtggcctcgGTGGTCAAGCGAGCCtttgaggcttgacctcgcctaagcggcgcgaggtcggcctcgcctagctgGCAAGCccgaggctcacctagccacgacgccatcggcgaggctcgccttgcccaaatctagcgaggccaagcctcgtggAGGCTCCGGCAAGCTCGCCAGCCCTCGTGGTGGCCTAGTGAGACTCTAGCGAGCTCACCGGAGCTCGCCCAGCCGGCCGCGCCATGGTGGCGATCggccacaaagagaaagaaggaaaaaaagaaaaagaaagaagaaaaaaaggaaaatataataaaaatattgaaaaattaaaacaaacaacaaaattttacaagtttaccaaacacatttttattcctGAGTagaatttttttgcaattatcAAGCGCGTTCTTATACTCATAAATTTGtcccaggaacagaaacaaaaaaaaaaaaaaaactatttctgttaaaaaattattccctgaaacagaaacgttaccaaatacGCCATAATTCTATGATACCTGCAGTTGTTTCCACAAGATCTCGGAGCCATCATCCAACGGAATGACTTCATCCcttaatttttcaacataaaacgGTCTGATGAACTATGATCAAAGCGCTAACATAGTCAAATGATTGACCTTGAGACTTACATCAATTTCACTTGATACCTTAACACTTCTATTCAAAGTAAACTGGGCGGATTTTAACATGATCCAAAAGTGCTTTGGTGGTACAAAATCAAGGAATGCTCCTTCGCGAGTCTTGGTCACACGATTTAAAACCTAGGTAAAGAAGTACCTTGATACGCGTGGTTGAAAAATGGAACAACATCTACTATGTTTTTCAATTCTTGTGTACTGCCATTggaaatcatcaaaatttcGCAAGCAATTGGAGCCAATGAAATGGATGAAGGGTCCTTGTTCTAGTAGTCTCggtcttcttttttcctctatcTTCAATTGGTGAATTTGACTATAGCGGTTACGACTCCCAACCCGGAGTGGCCAAGTTTCTGTTCCTAGCATCGTTCTAATATAACTCCATGGTCTAGCCTTCGCTAGAATGCATTCATCGCATGATTATACAAAAAGAACCCTTTTGTAGAAATTTGTGGGATTTGGTGGACTCCCCTAAAGCATGGAAATATGTGATTGGGGGAGGCAAATAAAAAGCCTAAAAGTTTTGAATTCGGGACTTCTTAACTCtaatattatatgaaatttggTGGAAGTATtgctaatttttctaaaatcttaaattattagatgaatgcgTTGTTTATTATATTCTAACGCAAGTCAATGGACCCAGCTTGGCCACTTTGGGTTGGGAGTTGTAATTGGTATTGTCAAATTTGCCAAGtggagattaaaaaagaaaggaaaaagaaaaagaagaccaaGACAAGAACAGGAGCTTTTGTCCATTTCATTGGctccaaaattgatttaaaaaaacataGGAAAAATTATTCCTCTTTTACAACCGCTTGCATTGGCCTATTAACAATTGGGGATATTGCAGAAAgcaagcgatcgaacaataaaataaacagaataagaaaataaattgaataccTGATTCGGGGGAGAGCTGCAGCAACTTCCACTAAAGATCAAATAGATCAAATACTATATGGAGATAACGGCCATACTCGAGTTACTCAAACAGTCTCGGTGTTTCTCAAACCTCAATTATGCCCAATAACGCACGCAGTATTTAGCCTCATAATTTATAacaaaataatctttcaatctctTGAAGGAAATTATACActcaaatcttaccacaagatttaattgaattgaacaCTAATTCTTCTTGGATGTAACTTATAAATAAGCTTCGCTACACCATAACCACATACCTTATCCAATTCTCCGGCTCCCGATAAccctgctcacccctactttgTAAGACCCGTTTGACCATAAGCAAGGACAGAAAAGTTCAAGACACCGGAAGTTTTAAGCCAGACCTAGTATATGGGATCGGACTTTTAACATGAGTCTAAGTTAGACTCGACTATAAGCCAGATAAGTTGCAAGAGACCTAAACCACACCCCTAAATTACGTATAGTATAAAGCCTAGTAGTTCTAAATCATGggcaaatttaagaaaaaattgttaCCATTGTTGTCAAGTCAGTCTAATTCAAACCATATACAAGTTTCATTCTCAATCATAAATGTGGTCCAACGAGTCGGATTAGGTCTAATTCAAACCATATACAAGTTTCATTCTCAATCATAAATGTGGTCCAACGAGTCGGATCAGGTCTAATTCAAACCATATACAAGTTTCATTCTCAATAATAAATGTGGTCCGCGTTGCAACGAGTCAGATCAGGTCTAATTCAAACCATATACAAGTTTCATTCTCAATAATAAATGTGGTCTGCGTTGCAACGAGTCAGATTAGGTCTAATTCAAACCATATACAAGTTTCCATATACAAGTTTCTTTCTCAATCATAAATGTGGTCCATGTTGCAACCACTCGAATCAGGTCTAATTCAAACCCTCTATATAagtttcattttcatcataaatgTGGCTCATGAGGATGGAACGTGGTTAATCCTTATTGGTAGATGATGGACGACAATAAGTCATAAAAggaccttttgacaatttgagaTGACGTAAGACAATAAGTCATCCTTAAGTCTGTACAGTCGTTTGTAGAAGATGTTACATGACAAAATTGCAGGCTAATTGTCAAATTTAATCTACAACATGCCCACGTAAGAACGAGCTAAGACCAGTGAATTTTCGCTCTCAACTAGAAATTAATTctgaaatatttatatatatataacccaaCCTTCATTTCTTATAGTTACTATGTTGCCAATCCATCTATCTTAACATGATAAATTAGATGATACATACCTCTACTTGACTCTCTTCGTCATCGGTTGAGCTGGAGTTCTTCTAACTCAAACATGATGTCATGCTACATTCAAGGATGGATCTGGATCTCATTTCTAATGGGGAAAGGTTTAGCGGCTGCCTGGACATTTGGCATTCTTTTATATGTCTCTCAATCTCTTATATGTGTAGCTTAAGCACATTAGTAAGTATATGtctgtacaaaaaaaaaaaaaaaaaaaaaaaggaactagaaataatagaaaagggTGGATTATAACaatattattttgattaatataGCTAGTCTTGCACTGTCATGAATATGTGCAGCTTTTGCATTTTCGATAAATTACagtcttcatcattttcatttgtgATTTTGATCACTCAATACTCTCGAGATTATTTTCATCAACTAAATAAGTTAGGGTGTTCCATAGTTATTTTTTCGGAATTCTTGTAGTGTAGCGGCAAAATGggaagaatttcaaaagctgaAGGCATCCTGGAAGGCTATCTAGAAATTGGTATCACATCGATGGAGCTGTTTCTAACCATATGTTCATTCAT
The window above is part of the Eucalyptus grandis isolate ANBG69807.140 chromosome 6, ASM1654582v1, whole genome shotgun sequence genome. Proteins encoded here:
- the LOC120294790 gene encoding protein ACCELERATED CELL DEATH 6-like encodes the protein MDPRLYRYANSGDIHSLKELLDRDPSMLLMHTPQGNTALHVAARSGKTPVLAEIYSRCKSLLTQPNSEGDTPLHVASRAGYLSVVKFLVTEITSVSPSQLDIESGFNRGFEMLRWGNRRNNTALHEAIRNGNSQVVRLLIKADSHLVLYENSSGESPLYLAARGGMKEIVDWILTSCPLSADGGSDGQTALHAAVSARHPGVVKALLRAKPELIKEADHHGRTPLYYAAFSGCHKLVQQLLELDISSAHLVDRDGLSSLHAAARNGHAKVIKEIIRQCPDAGELVDLEGQNILHVAVLSERANVVRCILETIELEGLINQPDHNGNTSSHLTIMERKSWIAAYLLWDARVDQTARNAKGDTAFDIEELTKEPRVIPSAVTLNWRQLRLPHLWNLGGGFFPCTNEQKDGVCNSEQTYKQNCQTLLMVATLITTVTFAAAFTMPGGYNNNPGPG